One stretch of Streptomyces sp. R21 DNA includes these proteins:
- a CDS encoding aldose epimerase family protein, translating into MSELFGTLSDGSPVHRWTLERAGVRVRVLTYGGIVQSVEVPGRDRQAVDVVLGFPGLEGYLAHPQPHFGALVGRYANRIGGARFALDGRVFPLEPNNPPNSLHGGDGGFDKRLWDAEPVEHGVRLARVSEDGEEGFPGRLEVSATFTLGPEGALRIAYEATTDAPTVVNLTNHTYWNLSGSGNAGGHELRIAASRLTPVDADLIPTGELAPVDGTRFDFRAPRKVGAGYDHNFVLDKGVTDAAVEVAELYDPASGRALTVSTTEPGLQLYTADHLDPSLPFAPGDGVALETQHFPDSPNRPEFPSTELRPGGVYRSETVYGFAVRD; encoded by the coding sequence ATGAGTGAACTCTTCGGCACACTTTCCGACGGCAGCCCCGTCCACCGCTGGACGCTGGAGCGTGCCGGGGTGCGGGTGCGGGTTCTGACGTACGGCGGGATCGTGCAGTCGGTCGAGGTTCCCGGCCGGGACCGGCAGGCTGTGGACGTGGTGCTGGGGTTCCCGGGCCTGGAGGGCTATCTCGCGCACCCGCAGCCGCACTTCGGGGCGCTGGTGGGGAGGTACGCGAACCGGATCGGCGGCGCCCGCTTCGCGCTCGACGGCCGGGTCTTCCCCCTGGAGCCCAACAACCCCCCCAACTCCCTGCACGGCGGCGACGGCGGCTTCGACAAGCGGTTGTGGGACGCGGAGCCGGTCGAGCACGGGGTGCGGCTCGCGCGGGTCAGTGAGGACGGTGAGGAGGGCTTCCCGGGGCGGCTGGAGGTCTCCGCGACCTTCACCCTCGGCCCGGAGGGCGCGCTGCGGATCGCGTACGAGGCGACGACGGACGCGCCGACCGTGGTGAACCTGACGAACCACACGTACTGGAACCTGAGCGGTTCGGGGAACGCGGGCGGGCACGAACTCCGTATCGCCGCCTCGCGGTTGACGCCGGTGGACGCGGACCTGATCCCGACCGGGGAGCTCGCGCCCGTGGACGGCACCCGCTTCGACTTCCGCGCCCCGCGCAAGGTCGGCGCGGGCTACGACCACAACTTCGTGCTCGACAAGGGTGTCACGGACGCCGCCGTCGAGGTCGCCGAGCTGTACGACCCCGCGTCGGGGCGGGCGCTGACCGTGTCGACCACCGAGCCGGGCCTCCAGCTGTACACGGCGGACCACCTCGACCCGTCGCTCCCGTTCGCGCCGGGTGACGGCGTCGCGCTGGAGACGCAGCACTTCCCCGACTCCCCGAACCGGCCGGAGTTCCCGAGTACGGAGCTGCGGCCGGGCGGGGTGTACAGGTCGGAGACGGTGTACGGGTTCGCCGTACGGGACTAG
- a CDS encoding SGNH/GDSL hydrolase family protein gives MRKRSHRSRTALAVVAAAVLGIAGCDATGGNSPAPHGATAKAHPSPKPTPAWDRTPQSVAAVGDSITRGFDACSVLSDCPEVSWATGSDASVRSLAVRLLGRTGAAEHSWNYAVTGARMADLPGQMAQAATRKPELVTVMAGANDACRSSASAMTSVADFRTEFEEALETLRSALPKAQVYVSSVPDLKRLWSEGRGNALGKQIWKLGICPSMLADADASDSAATLRRTTVQDRVEAYNKILKDVCSRDERCRFDGGAVFDYRFGTDQLSHWDWFHPSKNGQARLAEIAYRKVTAKHG, from the coding sequence ATGCGGAAGCGTAGCCACCGTTCGCGGACCGCTCTCGCTGTCGTGGCGGCGGCCGTGCTCGGCATCGCCGGGTGCGACGCGACGGGCGGCAACTCCCCGGCGCCGCACGGCGCCACGGCGAAGGCGCATCCGTCTCCGAAGCCGACACCCGCCTGGGACCGCACTCCGCAGTCCGTGGCCGCCGTGGGGGACTCCATCACGCGCGGCTTCGACGCGTGCTCCGTGCTGTCCGACTGCCCCGAGGTGTCGTGGGCGACGGGCAGCGACGCGTCGGTCAGGAGCCTCGCGGTGCGGCTGCTCGGGCGGACCGGGGCGGCCGAGCACAGTTGGAACTACGCGGTGACCGGGGCGCGGATGGCGGACCTGCCCGGTCAGATGGCGCAGGCGGCGACCAGGAAGCCGGAGCTGGTCACGGTGATGGCCGGGGCCAACGACGCCTGCCGTTCCTCCGCCTCGGCGATGACCTCGGTGGCGGACTTCCGTACCGAGTTCGAGGAGGCGCTCGAAACCCTGCGCAGCGCCCTGCCCAAGGCCCAGGTGTACGTGTCGAGCGTGCCGGACCTGAAGCGGCTGTGGTCCGAGGGCCGCGGCAACGCGCTGGGCAAGCAGATCTGGAAGCTGGGCATCTGTCCGTCGATGCTGGCCGACGCGGACGCGTCGGACTCTGCGGCGACCCTGCGCCGTACGACCGTGCAGGACCGGGTGGAGGCGTACAACAAGATCCTCAAGGATGTGTGCTCCCGGGACGAGCGCTGCCGCTTCGACGGGGGCGCGGTCTTCGACTACCGCTTCGGCACCGATCAGTTGAGCCACTGGGACTGGTTCCACCCGAGCAAGAACGGTCAGGCCCGACTCGCCGAGATCGCGTACCGAAAGGTCACGGCGAAACACGGGTGA
- a CDS encoding DUF3145 domain-containing protein — MTTRGVLYVHSAPRALCPHVEWAVAGVLGTRVSLDWIRQPAAPGTWRSEFSWKGEVGTASKLASALRGWHLLRFEVTAEPCPTAEGERYSCTPELGIYHAVTGIHGDILIPEDRLRAALVRSQRGETDLEAELAKLLGKPWDDELEPFRYAGEGAPVRWLHQVV; from the coding sequence GTGACGACACGTGGAGTCCTGTACGTGCACTCCGCGCCACGTGCACTGTGCCCGCACGTCGAGTGGGCGGTCGCGGGCGTGCTCGGTACGCGCGTCAGCCTCGACTGGATCCGGCAGCCGGCCGCGCCGGGCACCTGGAGATCCGAGTTCTCCTGGAAGGGCGAGGTAGGCACCGCCTCCAAGCTCGCCTCCGCGCTGCGCGGCTGGCACCTGCTGCGCTTCGAGGTCACCGCGGAACCCTGCCCCACCGCCGAGGGCGAGCGCTACAGCTGCACCCCTGAGCTGGGCATCTACCACGCCGTCACCGGAATCCACGGCGACATCCTGATCCCGGAGGACCGGCTGCGCGCCGCCCTGGTCCGCTCCCAGCGCGGCGAGACCGACCTGGAGGCCGAACTCGCCAAGCTCCTGGGCAAGCCCTGGGACGACGAGCTGGAGCCCTTCCGGTACGCGGGCGAGGGCGCCCCGGTCCGCTGGCTCCACCAGGTCGTCTGA
- the fabF gene encoding beta-ketoacyl-ACP synthase II: MSPTNRTVVVTGIGATTPLGGDAASTWEGLVAGRSGVRPLEQEWAADQAVRIAAQIAVEPGEVIPRPQARRLDRSAQFALIAAKEAWADAGYTDKAGTDSSVDPDRLGTVIASGIGGVTTLLDQYDVLKEKGVRRVSPHTVPMLMPNGPSANVGLLVGARAGVHTPVSACASGAEAIGYAIEMIRTGRADVVVAGGTEAAIHPLPIAAFGNMMAMSKNNDDPQGASRPYDTARDGFVMGEGAGVIVLESAEHAAARGARVYAEAVGQGISSDGHDIVQPEPEGRGIAQALQHLLENTDLDPAEIVHVNAHATSTPAGDVAELKALRKVFGDDTDHMAISGTKSMTGHLLGGAGGVESVASILALYHRIAPPTINVENLDPEAEAAADIVRGEARKLPVEGRIAALNDSFGFGGHNVVLAFRSV; encoded by the coding sequence GTGAGCCCGACCAATCGCACCGTGGTCGTCACCGGTATCGGCGCAACCACACCGCTGGGTGGCGACGCAGCCTCTACCTGGGAGGGCCTGGTCGCCGGACGTTCCGGTGTCCGCCCCCTGGAGCAGGAGTGGGCCGCCGATCAGGCGGTCCGCATCGCGGCACAGATCGCCGTCGAACCGGGCGAGGTCATTCCCCGCCCGCAGGCCCGCCGCCTCGACCGCTCGGCGCAGTTCGCGCTGATCGCGGCCAAGGAGGCGTGGGCCGATGCCGGTTACACCGACAAGGCGGGCACGGACAGCAGCGTCGACCCGGACCGCCTCGGTACGGTCATCGCCTCCGGCATCGGCGGCGTGACCACCCTGCTCGACCAGTACGACGTGCTCAAGGAGAAGGGCGTCCGCCGCGTCTCCCCGCACACCGTCCCCATGCTGATGCCGAACGGCCCCTCCGCCAACGTGGGTCTGCTCGTGGGCGCCCGCGCGGGCGTGCACACGCCGGTCTCGGCGTGCGCGTCGGGTGCCGAGGCCATCGGCTACGCCATCGAGATGATCCGCACCGGCCGCGCCGACGTCGTCGTCGCCGGTGGCACCGAGGCAGCCATCCACCCGCTGCCCATCGCCGCGTTCGGCAACATGATGGCGATGTCCAAGAACAACGACGACCCGCAGGGCGCCTCGCGTCCCTACGACACCGCCCGCGACGGCTTTGTCATGGGCGAGGGCGCCGGTGTGATCGTCCTGGAGTCCGCCGAGCACGCCGCCGCGCGTGGCGCCCGCGTGTATGCGGAGGCCGTGGGCCAGGGCATCTCGTCCGACGGCCATGACATCGTGCAGCCGGAGCCCGAGGGCCGCGGCATCGCGCAGGCCCTGCAGCACCTGCTCGAGAACACCGACCTGGACCCGGCCGAGATCGTGCACGTCAACGCGCACGCCACCTCGACGCCGGCCGGTGACGTGGCCGAGCTGAAGGCGCTGCGCAAGGTCTTCGGCGACGACACCGACCACATGGCGATCTCCGGCACCAAGTCGATGACCGGCCACCTCCTCGGTGGTGCGGGCGGCGTGGAGTCGGTCGCCTCGATCCTCGCTCTCTACCACCGGATCGCTCCGCCGACCATCAACGTGGAGAACCTCGACCCGGAGGCCGAGGCCGCCGCCGACATCGTCCGCGGCGAGGCGCGCAAGCTGCCCGTCGAGGGCCGCATCGCCGCGCTGAACGACTCGTTCGGCTTCGGCGGGCACAACGTGGTGCTGGCGTTCCGATCGGTCTGA
- a CDS encoding acyl carrier protein, translating to MAATQEEIVEGLAEIVNEIAGIPTEDVQLDKSFTDDLDVDSLSMVEVVVAAEERFDVKIPDDDVKNLKTVGDATSYILKHQA from the coding sequence ATGGCCGCCACTCAGGAAGAGATCGTCGAAGGTCTCGCCGAGATCGTGAACGAGATCGCCGGGATCCCCACCGAGGACGTCCAGCTGGACAAGTCCTTCACCGACGACCTGGACGTCGACTCGCTGTCCATGGTCGAGGTCGTCGTCGCCGCCGAAGAGCGCTTCGACGTCAAGATCCCGGACGACGACGTCAAGAACCTCAAGACCGTCGGCGACGCGACCTCCTACATCCTCAAGCACCAGGCCTGA
- a CDS encoding ketoacyl-ACP synthase III, whose product MSKIKARKGAPFARILGVGGYRPVRVVPNEVILETIDSSDEWIRSRSGIETRHWANDEETVAAMSIEASGKAIADAGINADQIGAVVVSTVSHFSQTPAVATEIADKLGTNKAAAFDISAGCAGFGYGLTLAKGMVVDGSAEYVLVIGVERLSDLTDLEDRATAFLFGDGAGAVVVGPSEEPHIGPTVWGSEGDKAGTIKQTVPWNEFRVGDVSKLPLDSKGEIKFPAITQEGQAVFRWAVFEMAKVAKEALDAAGLSPDDLDVFIPHQANERIIDSMVKTLKLPEHVTVARDVRTTGNTSAASIPLAMERLLATGEAKSGDTALIIGFGAGLVFAATVVTLP is encoded by the coding sequence ATGTCGAAGATCAAGGCAAGGAAGGGCGCCCCGTTCGCGCGCATCCTGGGCGTGGGCGGCTACCGCCCCGTCCGGGTGGTGCCGAACGAGGTGATCCTCGAGACGATCGACTCCTCCGACGAGTGGATCCGCTCGCGCTCCGGCATCGAGACCCGGCACTGGGCGAACGACGAGGAGACCGTCGCGGCGATGTCGATCGAGGCGTCCGGCAAGGCCATCGCCGACGCCGGGATCAACGCCGACCAGATCGGCGCCGTGGTCGTCTCGACCGTCTCGCACTTCAGCCAGACCCCCGCCGTCGCCACCGAGATCGCCGACAAGCTCGGCACGAACAAGGCCGCGGCCTTCGACATCTCGGCAGGCTGCGCGGGCTTCGGCTACGGCCTCACGCTCGCCAAGGGCATGGTCGTCGACGGTTCCGCGGAGTACGTCCTTGTCATCGGCGTCGAGCGCCTGTCCGACCTCACCGACCTGGAGGACCGCGCGACGGCCTTCCTGTTCGGTGACGGCGCGGGCGCGGTCGTGGTGGGCCCCTCCGAGGAGCCGCACATCGGCCCCACCGTCTGGGGTTCCGAGGGCGACAAGGCCGGCACGATCAAGCAGACCGTCCCGTGGAACGAGTTCCGGGTCGGCGACGTCTCCAAGCTTCCGCTCGACTCCAAGGGCGAGATCAAGTTCCCTGCGATCACGCAGGAGGGCCAGGCGGTGTTCCGCTGGGCCGTGTTCGAGATGGCGAAGGTCGCCAAGGAGGCGTTGGACGCCGCCGGGCTTTCGCCGGACGATCTGGATGTCTTCATCCCTCACCAGGCCAACGAGCGGATCATCGACTCGATGGTGAAGACTCTCAAACTGCCGGAGCACGTCACGGTCGCCCGCGACGTGCGCACCACCGGCAACACGTCGGCCGCCTCGATTCCGCTCGCGATGGAGCGGCTTCTGGCGACCGGCGAGGCGAAGAGCGGCGACACCGCGCTCATCATCGGCTTCGGGGCGGGTCTCGTGTTCGCCGCCACGGTCGTTACCCTCCCCTAG
- a CDS encoding ACP S-malonyltransferase, whose amino-acid sequence MLVLVAPGQGAQTPGFLTPWLDLPGAADRVAAWSDAIGLDLAHYGTQADADAIRDTSVAQPLLVAAGLLSAAALGEVAPGAVAGHSVGEITAAAFAGVLDDAAALRLVRTRGLAMAEAAAITETGMSALLGGDPATTVPHLEKLGLTPANVNGAGQIVAAGTLEQLAALEEDKPEGVRKVVALKVAGAFHTHHMAPAVDALAQAAADLTPADPKVTYVSNKDGRAVATGAEVVSRLVGQVANPVRWDLCMETFKELGVTALIEVCPGGTLTGLAKRALPGVKTLALKTPDDLDAARELIAEHSA is encoded by the coding sequence GTGCTCGTACTCGTCGCTCCCGGCCAGGGCGCTCAGACGCCCGGCTTCCTGACTCCTTGGCTCGACCTCCCCGGCGCCGCCGACCGCGTCGCCGCATGGTCGGACGCCATCGGGCTCGACCTTGCCCACTACGGCACGCAGGCCGACGCGGACGCGATCCGCGACACGTCCGTTGCGCAGCCGCTGCTCGTGGCGGCCGGGCTGCTGTCCGCCGCCGCGCTGGGCGAGGTGGCCCCGGGTGCCGTCGCCGGCCACAGTGTCGGTGAGATCACCGCCGCCGCGTTCGCGGGAGTCCTCGACGACGCGGCCGCGCTGCGCCTCGTCCGTACGCGCGGTCTGGCCATGGCCGAGGCCGCCGCGATCACCGAGACCGGCATGTCGGCGCTGCTCGGCGGCGACCCGGCGACGACGGTCCCGCACCTGGAGAAGCTCGGCCTGACGCCGGCGAACGTGAACGGCGCGGGCCAGATCGTGGCCGCCGGCACCCTGGAGCAGCTGGCCGCCCTCGAGGAGGACAAGCCGGAGGGTGTGCGCAAGGTCGTCGCGCTGAAGGTCGCGGGCGCGTTCCACACGCACCACATGGCCCCCGCGGTCGACGCGCTGGCGCAGGCCGCCGCGGACCTGACGCCCGCCGACCCGAAGGTCACGTACGTCTCGAACAAGGACGGCCGGGCGGTCGCCACCGGTGCCGAGGTCGTCTCGCGGCTGGTCGGCCAGGTCGCCAACCCGGTCCGCTGGGACCTGTGCATGGAGACCTTCAAGGAGCTCGGCGTGACGGCGCTGATCGAGGTGTGCCCCGGCGGCACGCTGACCGGTCTTGCCAAGCGCGCGCTGCCCGGCGTGAAGACACTGGCACTCAAGACCCCCGACGACCTCGACGCGGCTCGCGAGCTCATCGCTGAGCACAGTGCCTGA
- the fasR gene encoding fatty acid biosynthesis transcriptional regulator FasR, which translates to MPEPESSNTASAAPAVHAHTATLKRLEKSSGSLAAQAIARMDETLPWYRAMPPENRSWIGLVAQAGIAAFTEWFRHPDAPQAISTDVFGTAPRELTRAITLRQTVEMVRTTIEVMESAIDEVAAPGDESVLREALLVYAREIAFATAQVYAQAAEARGAWDARLESLVVNAVLSGEADEGAVSRAAALGWNSPEHVCVVLGTAPDGDSELTVEAIRRAARHAKLQVLTGVLGDRLVVIAGGSDNPLAVAKSLIGPYAAGSVVAGPIVPDLLAATRSAQAAAAGLKACFAWQDAPRPVLADDLLPERAIAGDPSAREQLVEEIYRPLEEAGSALLETLSVYLEQASSLEGAARMLFVHPNTVRYRLRRVTDVTGWSPSDVRSAFTLRIALILGRLADGDPQN; encoded by the coding sequence GTGCCCGAACCCGAATCCAGCAACACCGCATCCGCAGCGCCCGCCGTCCACGCGCACACCGCGACGCTGAAGCGGCTGGAGAAGTCGTCCGGCAGTCTCGCCGCGCAGGCCATCGCGCGCATGGACGAGACGCTGCCGTGGTACCGGGCCATGCCCCCGGAGAACCGGTCCTGGATCGGGCTGGTCGCGCAGGCCGGTATCGCCGCGTTCACCGAGTGGTTCCGGCACCCGGACGCGCCGCAGGCCATCTCCACCGATGTGTTCGGCACCGCGCCACGCGAGCTGACCAGGGCGATCACCCTGCGCCAGACCGTCGAGATGGTGCGCACCACCATCGAGGTCATGGAGAGCGCCATCGACGAGGTGGCCGCTCCCGGCGACGAGTCGGTGCTGCGCGAGGCCCTCCTCGTGTACGCCCGCGAGATCGCGTTCGCCACCGCCCAGGTGTACGCGCAGGCGGCCGAGGCACGCGGCGCCTGGGACGCCCGGCTGGAATCGCTCGTCGTGAACGCCGTGCTCAGCGGCGAGGCCGACGAGGGCGCCGTCAGCCGGGCCGCCGCCCTCGGGTGGAACTCGCCCGAGCATGTGTGCGTGGTGCTGGGTACGGCACCCGACGGTGACAGCGAGCTGACGGTCGAGGCGATCCGGCGGGCCGCGCGGCACGCGAAACTCCAGGTCCTCACGGGGGTCCTCGGTGACCGGCTCGTGGTGATCGCCGGTGGCAGCGACAACCCGCTCGCTGTCGCCAAGTCCCTGATCGGGCCGTACGCGGCGGGATCCGTCGTCGCCGGTCCGATCGTGCCCGATCTGCTCGCCGCGACCCGCTCCGCGCAGGCGGCCGCCGCCGGGCTGAAGGCGTGTTTCGCCTGGCAGGACGCCCCTCGCCCGGTTCTGGCGGACGATCTGCTGCCGGAGCGCGCGATCGCCGGGGATCCCTCGGCCCGCGAGCAGCTGGTGGAGGAGATCTACAGACCGCTCGAGGAGGCCGGTTCCGCGCTCCTGGAGACGTTGAGTGTCTATCTAGAGCAGGCGAGCAGTCTTGAAGGAGCCGCACGGATGCTCTTCGTTCATCCCAACACCGTGCGCTACCGGCTCCGACGTGTGACTGACGTCACCGGTTGGTCACCCTCGGATGTACGCTCCGCGTTCACGCTGCGAATCGCGCTGATCCTGGGGCGTCTCGCCGATGGAGATCCTCAGAACTAG